Sequence from the Pararhodobacter sp. genome:
GGTGCCGCAACCACTTCGACCCCCGGCGCAGAAACGTCAGCGGCAGGATCTCCGTCGTCTCCGTGCCCGCGATGATTGTGCTCGCCGCCAGCAGCGGTTCCGCCACGGGCGCGGCGCGAATGTCGAGCGTCCGCAGCATGCGCGGTGCGTAGCGGCGGAAGCGATGATACCCATGTCCGACATGCGCCAGAGGGTCGGCGGCCAGGGTGTCTGTCAACTGGGCCGCTGTCGCGACCAGCCCCTTGAGGGATAACCAGCCACCGGCATTGTCGACAGCCTCCTCGAGCGATGCGCGATCTTCATGGGCTTCCAGCAGCGCCGAACCGAGGGTGGCGAAGGACTGCAAGGTGTCCTTTAGCGCTGCCTTGGCATCTTCCGCACGAGCGTCACGTCGGGACTTCGCCTCGCGCCAGGTCTTGCCGACGATCCGGTCATGGGTCTCCACAATGGCGTCGGCAAGGGCGCTGCGCCATTCCAGTACGCAGACGGCAAGGATGGCGAGACGGCGATCACCGGAAATGTCTCGCAAATCGCCCGCGAAGTATCGCTCTCCCTGCCTGCGAAGTCGGGCAATCCGGTGCGGCGGCACCCCAGCCAGAACCGTCTCGGTCAGCCCAAGGCGTTGCAGGAATTCCAGCCGATCCAGAAGACGGTTCATGTCGGCCGAGTTCTGCCCGGCCTCGAATTGACGCAGCCAGACAAACCGCGTGACCGATCCGCCAGCGTCTTCCGTCAGCAAGGCATCGAGGCGGGTCCTCATGGCATCGTCCAGCCGCTCCGCGATCCGGGACTCGATCCGCCGCTCCGCAGCCACAAGCGCGTCCGCGCATAGGCGCTCGATGATCGTGACGCCAGGCAGTATGGTTCGGGTCGCCCGGCACTGCTCGACAAAGCGCCGTGCCAGATCGTCATTGGAACGGGCACCCTCGGCCGCATCCTGCAGCCAGCCCTTCAGGTCGCGCGCCCCTCTCCCAGAAAACATCCTGTAGCCATACTGCTCTCTGAGCGTCGCCAGATGTTCATGGCGGGTCTCTTCACGGGTCGCGTAACCGGCCAGATCATCAGGCTTCAGGCCAACCTGCGCGGCCAGAAAGCGCGTAACTGCCAAGGGAATGACTTCACCGGGTGTCAGCAGACGACCGGGATATCGCAAGGCGCACAGTTGCAGAGCAAAGCCGAAACGGTTGTGTGGACGGCGTCGGGCGCGGATGATTTCCAGGTCATCGTCCGACAGCGTGTAATGATGCAGCATCTCGGCCTCAACGGTCGGCAGATCGAACAATGCTGCGCGCTGCCGGTCGGTCAGAACTGTGCGATGTGCCATATATCTTTTTCTTTCCGCGAATAGTTTGTGATATTCTGTTTAAGATATGGGATAAGGAACAGGGTTGATGCCGAAAAGCACCGGCCGCACGAAAGCACCTCAAACGAACGTTTGTGAAACATGTTGATCGGCTACGCACGCATCTCCAAGGCTGACGGGTCGCAGTCTCTGGATCTCCAGCGCGACGCCCTGATCGCCGCAGGAGTGCCCGCGGAACGCATTTACGAAGATCAGGCATCCGGCGCACGCGATGATCGCCCAGGACTGGAGGCCTGCCTGCGGTCATTGCGGGAAGGGGATGTTCTCGTGGTCTGGAAGCTGGACAGGCTCGGGCGCACGCTGACCCACTTGGTCAACACCGTGCGCGACCTGTCGGATCGCGGCATCGGCTTGCGCGTGCTGACTGGTCAAGGCGCTGAAATCGACACCACCACCTCGGCCGGTCGCATGATCTTCGGCATCTTCGCGACCCTGGCGGAGTTCGAGCGCGACCTGATCCGGGAACGCACCATGGCAGGTCTCGCAGCCGCCCGGGCGCGCGGTCGAAAAGGCGGGCGAAAGTTCGCACTGACCAAGGCTCAGGTCCGCCTGGCCCAAGCGGCCATGTCAAACAGGGACACCTCAGTCGCCGCCCTCGCGGCCGAGCTGGGCGTCAAACCGGTGACCCTCTATCGCTACGTCGATGCCAACGGAAACCTCAGGGACCACGGAAGGCGCGTTTTATCGGCTTAGCGTAGGATTTAGCACCGTCCGGCAGCAGACCCCGGGATCGACGGCGCGACGGTGACCCAGGTGGCGCAACGCCATGAGGTGACGCGCCAGCAGATCTACGCTTGGCGTCATGAACTCAAGCGGAAGGGTTTGTGGTCACCTGATGCGGGCGCGTTGTTCTTGCCCGCCGGCATGGTGCCCGCGATGGATCTGACGATGGTGGAGGATCGCATGCCGGCCGCCACTCCAGTGGTCTGGGTTGAGTTGCGGCTTGCGAAGGGCCGCGTGCTTCGGTTCGAAAGCAACATAGACGATGCGGCACTGTCCCGCCTGATCCGCGCGGTGGATGCCGCATGATCGGGCCGGGCACCGGGGTGCGGGTGTATCTGGCCTGCGGGCCGACGGATATGCGCAAGGGGATCGGCGGGCTGGCGGCGCTTGCGCAGGATGTGCTGCGCCAGAAGCCGACCGGCGGCGCGGTCTTCGCCTTCCGGGGGCGCAAGGGTGATCGGCTGAAGCTGCTTTATTGGGACGGCCAGGGGTTCTGCCTTTACTACAAGGTCCTTGAGCGCGGGCGCTTTCCCTGGCCGAACACCAGCTCGGGGGCGGTGCGACTGACCTCGGCGCAACTGGCGATGTTGTGGGAAGGGATTGATTGGCGGCGGCCGGATTGGGGCGCGCCACCGGCCCGGGTCGGGTGATTTATCTGCCTGAAATAACGTGTTTTTATGGCGCTTTCTGATCGATCATGGTAGGTGTTGGCATGTCGAGCGATGCGCCCATCCTTCCCGAAGATCCTGCGGTTCTGAAGGCGATGATCGCCGCCTTGCAGGCGGAAAACGCCAAGATGTCGGCGACGATCCGGGCGCATGACCAACTCATCCAGACGCTGCGGCTGCGCATCGCGAAGCTGAAGAAGCAGGCCTTCGGCAAATCCTCGGAGAAGATCGAGCGCGAGATCGAACAGCTGGAACTGGCGCTCGAGGACCTGCTCATCGCCAGCGCCGAAAGCGCCACCACCCCGGCGGACAAAGACGAGGCAGATCCTTCCCCTGAGGCGAAGGCTAGCGATGTCGACAAACACAAACCCCGCCGTCGTCCCCGCGTCTCGGAGGCTACCCCGCGGGAGCGGCGCGAGCTCGACCCCGGCAGCTGCTGCCCGGATTGCGGTGGCGACCTGCGGCTCGTTGGCGAGGACATGAGCGAGATGCTCGACCTGGTCGCGGCACAGCTGAAGGTCCTGCAGATCACGCGGCTGAAAAAGTCCTGCCGTCGTTGCGAGAAGATGGTTCAGGCGCCCGCACCCAGCCGACCGATCCCCGGCAGCATGGCAAGCGCGGCCCTGCTGGCCTGGATCCTCGTCTCCAAGTTCGATGACCACATCCCCCTCTATCGCCTGAACGAGATCTTCGCCCGCATGGGGGCCGACATCCCGGACAGCACGCTGGTCGACTGGTGCGGGCGCGCGATGCAGGTGCTGGCGCCGCTGATCGAGCGGATCGAGGCTGATGTGATGGCCAGTGATCTCCTCCATGCCGACGACACCCCGATCCGGGTGCTGGACCGATCCCTCAAGGACCGCGGCCTCGGCAAGGGGGTGAAGCAGGGACGCATCTGGGCCTATGTCCGCGATCCACGCCCCTGGGCCGGAACCGCGCCACCCGGGGCGGTCTACCGCTTCGCCCCGGACTGGAAGCAAGAGCACGTCCATGGGCATCTCGCCCAGACGCGCGGCATCCTGCAGGCCGATGGCTACAAGGGCTATGCCAAGCTTTACGAACCCGGCACCGACGGCACGCCCCGTCTGCAGGAGGCGTCCTGCTGGGCGCATCTGCGGCGCGACTTCCATGACGCATGGGACAAGACGAAATCCGCCATCGCGCGCGAGGCGCTGGATCGTATCGGCGCGCTCTATGACATCGAGCGCGAGATCAACGGACAGTCCGCCGAGATCCGTCTCGCCGCGCGCCAGAAGCACAGCGCGCCGAAGGTCGAGGCCTTCTTCGCCTGGTCCGAAACCCAGCTCACGCGGATCCCCGGCAAGGGGGATCTGGCCCGTGCGTTCCGCTATGGGCTGGCTCGCCGCGCCTCGTTCAGCCTCTTCCTGACCGACGGCCGCGTGGCCATCGACAACAACCCGGCCGAGCGCGCCCTGCGCCCGATCGGCATCGGTCGGAAAAACTGGCTCTTCGCCGGTGCCGACACCGGCGGCGAAACGCTGGCCCGCGCCATGACGATCATCGAGACCGCCAAACTAAACGGCCTGGACCCGCAGCTCTATCTCGCCGACCTGCTCGACCGCATCCACGACCACAAGATCAACCGGCTCGACGAGCTCCTGCCATGGAACTGGACACCGGTCGCCACCGCTCAGGCCAAGGCCGCCTGATCAACTGCGGTATCAACCGTGCGCTTACGCTACGTCACCGGAGGGGTTAGAGGACCTTTTGCTCGTTAGGTCCGATGGGGCGCTGTCCCAACGGAAGTTCAGCGCTTGGGATGGTGTTCAGTGTCCACGTATGAGTTATAGAAATCCCTTCTATAACTCATGATGCGTGGAAATTGGCGCGGCATGCCGTGCGACTTGTCTTCCGCACCGTCATTGATCGGTTCGCCCGTAGTCTGATCACGTGTTTCAAGCGGCCTGCACCATGGGCTCGTAGCGCACCTCGGCCATGGCCTCGTTGATCCATGACGGTTGCAGATCGCCGTTGTTCCACTGGTAGAGATAGCCCACGAGGGCGTCGGTTTTCTTGCAGAGGATGCGCATGATGGGTTCGCCTGTCAGGCGGGCTGTGTTGGACATAATCGGCTCCTCTACCTGGACCTCTGCACCGGGAACAAGGAGGCCACTCTATCCTTGGCAGGGTTGTTAATGACTGGTTTCTGCAACTGCAAGATGAACAGGCACTTTCGGGAAAATTGTGATCTGGCGCATGGCGGAAACACGCTCAAACAAGGGGTTAATGGTCGCCACCTTCACGCGGCACCGCAGCATTGGTGGCGATCTCGTCCAGGATCGTGTCGATCTCGGCCCAAACGCGGGGCTCCACCTGGCCGCGGATCAGGGTCCATTTGCTGAGGACATCGAGGGGGTCTTGGGCGCGGAGCAGCAGCGTGAGCGTGGGGGCGTCGACCGCAAGCGAGGTGCGCGCGCGCCATTCGGTGATCCGGGTCCGCTGCTCTTCGGAGGGTGCAACGAAATCCGGCTCGAGCGTCCAGTTCTTGACTGCCCGGCGCAGGGCAGCGCGGATCACATGGGCGGGATCGACGCCGCAGTCGATCAGGGCTTCCTCCTGTCGCTCCAGCGCATTCACCCGGATGTCGATCTTCCGCGTGGTGGTGAGGCGTCGGACGGGTGCTGATGCTCTCTCAGCCTGAGGCATCGCCGCCTCGGTGCTGACCAGGGCAGCCGGCATTGACAAAGAGGGTGTCGCGACCGGCTCCTGCGGCATCGGCACCGTAGGCTGCACCGGTCTTGCCATCACTGGGCCCCGACCGGCCAGCATACGCCCGTCCTCCCTTTCCGGGTCTTCCTCGCCCTCCGACCGCAGCGCGGTGGCGTAGGCCGGATCGGGCCGCGTGATGGTAGGGATTTTCTTGCGCAACGTCCTGACCTCACGCGGCAAGGATGTTGTTGAGAATGTCGGTCGCTTCCTCCAGGGCCTCGACCACATGGCGCACATGGGGGCGCATGAGGGGGTTCGGATCGGCTTGCTTCTGCAACGCCACAGCGTGCAGAAGGCCCTTCTCGTCCATCTCCTTGTAGACATTGCGGCGCATCATCACGGTCTCGACCACCGGGAACCGTGCGATAGCCGCCTCTATGAGGGCTGCATCGGCGCGTGTCGTCTTGGGATCGACCATGTTCAGCACGACGTGGTGGCGCGGCAGGCTTTCGGGATCATCGACGCGGGCACGCAGCTTCTCGAACCAGTCAGCGGTCTGGGCGCCGACATCGAGGTCGGAGGTCGAGAGCATCACGGGCGTGACTATGTGATCGGCCAGCACGGCGATGCCGTCCGACCACTCCGCCCCGACTCCTGCCGTATCGATGAAGATGAAATCCGCCGAGTCCGCTGCATAGACCTGCTCGATCCGGCGATCCACGGCACCCACGCTCTCGACGCTCGCCGAGCGCAGGAGCGGTGATCCCAGCCCCGCAGCTTCCGCCCGCTTGTGCCAGGTGCCGAGCACGCCTGTGCTGTCGGTATCGATCAGAAGGACGCGACGGCCGGCGGCAACAGCAGCACTGATCAAGGCGCGCGAGAGCGTGGTTTTCCCACTCCCCCCTTTCCGGGCCATCGTGGCGATGACCACGAGATTGTCGTTCGGCATGGGGTGGAGGCTTTCGGCAAGGATGGTGAAACACGACGAGAATGCGTGAACGTCGCTAGACGGTTGAATTGCGCGCGTCAAGCGGAAGACGTGATGCGCCCGGCCAATGAGCGGAATCCAGACGACGCGATCCATGAAACAGCGGACGCGAGACACGGAACACGATGCGGGCTGCAGCAAGCGTGCTCCAGTTCCCACCCTCCAGAGGGCGCGATGCGGGGAACACGGGACGCAAGACGTGGGACGGGATGCAGAGGCCACTCTGCGCGATGCGGGATGCGTAGGCCATTTGCCACTTGCCAGACGACGCGAAGCGGGGCGCGGAAGACGCGTTGCAAAGGACGCGATGCGGGGTGCAATGCGCGGGAAACGCAGTGCGGAAGACGCGAAACGCGATGCAATGAGCGCCCTGCGCGATGCATTTGACAGAAGACGTCAAATCGGCCCCCTGGGCCGATTTTCTACATTGAGTACAAGCCCTTGGCGCCTTCTCCGCTTGTGCTGGGAGAAGGCGGGCTTGTACGAAGTTGGCAAGAAATAGGAACGTTAACTTCAAAATGTCACGCGGCCGCAGACTGACCGAGACCGAGCGCCTGAACATCGCCCAAGAGCGATTGCAGGGCGTCGCCGCTGGCGATCTCGCCACCCGCTACGGGGTCAGTCTCAAGTCCGTCTACAACGCGGCCTACCATGCTGCAGATCGCCAGACGGCGAACGGCAGTCGGCCGAAGGTGATTGGCGTGCGCGTCAGTCCGAAGGAGCTACAGCGCTTCGACGCGGCCCTTGCGCGCCACGGTGTCCTCCATCGCTCGGATGCTCTGCGCTGTCTTATCCTGGCCGCTGACGACATCCTGCGCCCGGATGAGGGCATGACAGACGAGCTGAGGGGGCTGAGCGCGGCGCTGAACCGGGTCGGCAACAACGTGAACCAGGTCGCGCGCCGCCTGAACGAAGCAAAGCTCAAAGGGGAGCGACTGCCCTACACCCCCGCCAGTCATGCCGAGATCCGTGATCTTGCGGTGCTCGTCTTCGACATGGCCGACCAGATTTAGGAGATGTTCCGCGGTCGGCGCCGCGCGCTGGACATTGAGGTGACCAAGGCCCTTGCCGGTTTGGCACGGCAGGGGGCCGAGCATGGCGCGGAGTGAAGCGCGTGGTGTCAGCCCCGCCCTCTTCGATCGCGACTGGAGCCGGGTCTCGGGCAGCTGGCAGGGGCTGGCCAGGAATGCCCAGATGGTCCGGGCCGCGCGCGGCTACTCTCCGGCCATCTTCAAGCCGATCTCCAAGGGTGGGTGCCACACCGGCGCGCAGCTGAAGGCCCAGCTGACCTACCTCACCACCAAGTCGAGCCATATCCTCGACAGCCGTGGCACCCATGATGGCAAGAAGACCCTGTCAGAGGCGGAGATCGACCGGGTCGTGCGCCGCTTTGAGAACCAGTGGGGTGAGCGGCACAGCCCCAAGCTCGGCCATACCTCGCATCTCTTGATGGCCTTTCCCGTCGGCACCAGCGGTGAGGAAGTGCGCGCGATTACGGAATCCGTCTGCGAGCGGTTCTTTCAAGGTGAGGGGTCGCAATTCGACTATATTGCTGCAATACACCAAGATCGCGCGCATCCACATGCGCATATCGTTCTGAACCGCCGCAGCAAGGATGGCGAAATGTTCTTTCTCGGGAAGGATCACCACTTCAACTACGACGCCTTTCGGGCGGCGATGGTTGACGCGGCGCAGGTCCAGGGGATCCGGCTCGAGGCGACACGGCGTCTTGACCGGGGGGTCACGACATACCGCGCCGAGACCCGCGAGGTCTACAAGGCCCATGACGAAGGTCGGCCGCCGGTCGCGCGCCAGCGCACGGGGGCCGACCTGGCTGCCGCCCTGCAAACGGTGGCGCGCAATGCGCTCACTTATCGCGGTCTGGCGGCCGAGGCGTCTCGGTCGAACTTCGACGACGTGGCCGAGGCACTCGAGCGGGCTAGCACCATCCTTGCCAGTGGCGGTCAGATTCAATCTGACGGAGCCATCTACATGTCCCAAGACGAAACAGCGTTCGACACGCTGATCACCGAATTTTCCCAGAACATCCGTCAGATCGAAGCCGCGATCGACCGGGCACCCCCATCCGAGAGGCCGGAGATCGAGCGCAAGCTCACCGATGTGCTGGCCTCCGTTGCGCATCTCAATCCGCTCGGGGACCGCTCGGCCGCGCTCCTCGACGCACCATCCCGGGACGGGGTCTATGCGAGGGCCAACATGCGCGAGGGTCAGATGGTGCGTCTCGACGACGACACGGTGAAGGCGCGCCTCAGCGAGGCGCTGCAGGGCACGGGCATCGACCCCGAAGCCGTGGCCGCCCGCATGCGCGAGGGTGCAGGCAATGCTGCGCTCGAACGGCAATGGCTGGCGCAGGATCTGCGCGCCATCGCTAAAGCGGGCGATCTCGACTTGGAGAAGGGCGAGGACCGCGAGGAGGCGTTGGACCGGCTGGAAGCCGTCCATGTCCGCCTTGGCGACACCCTGACCGATGCGCGTATCCTGCGGGCCATCGATGATGTGGATGAGACCGACGGTGACCCGGTTGCCCTGGCCGAACGCGTCACGCTGCCCGAGCGTGAGCGCGCGGCGGGCGAGCCCGACATTTTCGCCCCGTCCGAGCGCCGGGATTTCCAAGAGCTCGTCGCCCAATTCCGCCGGACAGACTTCGACCATCCCTTTTCGGACGACCCTTCCGTGCGCAGGGCTGGCGCCGTCGAAGTGGAAGAAGCCCGCGCCGCCTTCAACGCCTATGCACAACGATCGCCTGATCATGCTGAACTGGCCTCGATGGCCTGGGATAAGATCACCGACAGCCGCAAACCGCAGGAATTCGCCGTCGATGAAAAGGACCGCAGGCTCCACGCGGGCGATATGGACCTGGCCCTGCGCCATCCTTCGGATGATCTTGGGCCCATCACGGAAGACGCGCGCACCGTCGCCCGCTACCGCGCGGAAATGCCGGATGACGAGTTCCGGGCAGCAGTGCAGAACGAGATCAACCAGCTGCGCGCCATGGGCGCCTCACGCGCCTATATCAGCGAGCGGAGCTTCGAAATCGAGGACAAGGCTCGGCAGGATTATGCCGAACGGCGCTTCATGACCGAGACTGCCCCTGATGTGCTGACCTTCCTGCAGCGGGCCGAAGCCGAGGATGTGAAGCCGCTCTCAGATACCGATGGGCAGCGCCTCGCCGCCCAGATCGACCGCAACCTCACGCCGAACGCGGTGACTGCCCTCCGCGCAGGACACGCGGATGTGCTGGACAAGTTCACCGGGGACCCACTTCGACAGTTGGAACTTGCCAAGGCCTATCTGGAAAGCAGCG
This genomic interval carries:
- a CDS encoding recombinase family protein, translated to MLIGYARISKADGSQSLDLQRDALIAAGVPAERIYEDQASGARDDRPGLEACLRSLREGDVLVVWKLDRLGRTLTHLVNTVRDLSDRGIGLRVLTGQGAEIDTTTSAGRMIFGIFATLAEFERDLIRERTMAGLAAARARGRKGGRKFALTKAQVRLAQAAMSNRDTSVAALAAELGVKPVTLYRYVDANGNLRDHGRRVLSA
- the tnpB gene encoding IS66 family insertion sequence element accessory protein TnpB (TnpB, as the term is used for proteins encoded by IS66 family insertion elements, is considered an accessory protein, since TnpC, encoded by a neighboring gene, is a DDE family transposase.), which codes for MIGPGTGVRVYLACGPTDMRKGIGGLAALAQDVLRQKPTGGAVFAFRGRKGDRLKLLYWDGQGFCLYYKVLERGRFPWPNTSSGAVRLTSAQLAMLWEGIDWRRPDWGAPPARVG
- the tnpC gene encoding IS66 family transposase, translated to MSSDAPILPEDPAVLKAMIAALQAENAKMSATIRAHDQLIQTLRLRIAKLKKQAFGKSSEKIEREIEQLELALEDLLIASAESATTPADKDEADPSPEAKASDVDKHKPRRRPRVSEATPRERRELDPGSCCPDCGGDLRLVGEDMSEMLDLVAAQLKVLQITRLKKSCRRCEKMVQAPAPSRPIPGSMASAALLAWILVSKFDDHIPLYRLNEIFARMGADIPDSTLVDWCGRAMQVLAPLIERIEADVMASDLLHADDTPIRVLDRSLKDRGLGKGVKQGRIWAYVRDPRPWAGTAPPGAVYRFAPDWKQEHVHGHLAQTRGILQADGYKGYAKLYEPGTDGTPRLQEASCWAHLRRDFHDAWDKTKSAIAREALDRIGALYDIEREINGQSAEIRLAARQKHSAPKVEAFFAWSETQLTRIPGKGDLARAFRYGLARRASFSLFLTDGRVAIDNNPAERALRPIGIGRKNWLFAGADTGGETLARAMTIIETAKLNGLDPQLYLADLLDRIHDHKINRLDELLPWNWTPVATAQAKAA
- a CDS encoding ParA family protein, with translation MDRVVWIPLIGRAHHVFRLTRAIQPSSDVHAFSSCFTILAESLHPMPNDNLVVIATMARKGGSGKTTLSRALISAAVAAGRRVLLIDTDSTGVLGTWHKRAEAAGLGSPLLRSASVESVGAVDRRIEQVYAADSADFIFIDTAGVGAEWSDGIAVLADHIVTPVMLSTSDLDVGAQTADWFEKLRARVDDPESLPRHHVVLNMVDPKTTRADAALIEAAIARFPVVETVMMRRNVYKEMDEKGLLHAVALQKQADPNPLMRPHVRHVVEALEEATDILNNILAA
- the mobC gene encoding plasmid mobilization relaxosome protein MobC; the protein is MSRGRRLTETERLNIAQERLQGVAAGDLATRYGVSLKSVYNAAYHAADRQTANGSRPKVIGVRVSPKELQRFDAALARHGVLHRSDALRCLILAADDILRPDEGMTDELRGLSAALNRVGNNVNQVARRLNEAKLKGERLPYTPASHAEIRDLAVLVFDMADQI
- a CDS encoding relaxase/mobilization nuclease domain-containing protein, with amino-acid sequence MVRAARGYSPAIFKPISKGGCHTGAQLKAQLTYLTTKSSHILDSRGTHDGKKTLSEAEIDRVVRRFENQWGERHSPKLGHTSHLLMAFPVGTSGEEVRAITESVCERFFQGEGSQFDYIAAIHQDRAHPHAHIVLNRRSKDGEMFFLGKDHHFNYDAFRAAMVDAAQVQGIRLEATRRLDRGVTTYRAETREVYKAHDEGRPPVARQRTGADLAAALQTVARNALTYRGLAAEASRSNFDDVAEALERASTILASGGQIQSDGAIYMSQDETAFDTLITEFSQNIRQIEAAIDRAPPSERPEIERKLTDVLASVAHLNPLGDRSAALLDAPSRDGVYARANMREGQMVRLDDDTVKARLSEALQGTGIDPEAVAARMREGAGNAALERQWLAQDLRAIAKAGDLDLEKGEDREEALDRLEAVHVRLGDTLTDARILRAIDDVDETDGDPVALAERVTLPERERAAGEPDIFAPSERRDFQELVAQFRRTDFDHPFSDDPSVRRAGAVEVEEARAAFNAYAQRSPDHAELASMAWDKITDSRKPQEFAVDEKDRRLHAGDMDLALRHPSDDLGPITEDARTVARYRAEMPDDEFRAAVQNEINQLRAMGASRAYISERSFEIEDKARQDYAERRFMTETAPDVLTFLQRAEAEDVKPLSDTDGQRLAAQIDRNLTPNAVTALRAGHADVLDKFTGDPLRQLELAKAYLESSEVTAHGPAMERVLDALTEEQIEAQRARHAAAHGEKGITHG